Genomic DNA from Ilyobacter polytropus DSM 2926:
AGCTACTTCTTCTTCCGAAAAGCCCCCTTCAGGTCCGATAAGATATAAAATTTTCTTCAGAGTTTTTTCAGAGTTATTTAAAACATCTTTTATTCTGGTGTTTTCAGCACATTCATAAGGTAGAAGCACCAAATCATAATCAGAATATTCTATTTCTGAAAGCTTTAGAGGTTCACTGATCTCCACTAATTTTACCCCTTGACACTGTTTCAAAGCTTCCTTTGAGACTGTGTCCCATTTGCTCTTTTTCCCCTTCAACTTTACTATAGTTCTCTTAGTAAGAGTTGGGATTATTTTATTTATACCTATCTCTGTTAATTTCTGTATTACCAGATCCATTTTATCATTTTTTAAAATTCCCAAGGCTGCATCTATTCTTATTTTAGAAGAGTATTCATCACTTTTTTTATCATTTATTTCCGCAGTAATCTCTTTTTTTTCTAAAATAACTATAGTACAAAAATATTCATACTCTCCGTCTACAACTCTTAGTTGGTCGCCCTCTTTCATTCTAAAGACATTTTTTAGATGATTTACATCGGCTTTTTCTGTTATCTTTATAATATTTTCAGATATATTTTCTTTTTCTACAAAAACACTTATCATATTTACAGACCCCTACATCATTTCTTTATTGTTAATAAGGTCATCAAGTGTAGTCTCTTTTAGAATATCACTTAGAGCATTATCTAGCCTGCTCCAAAGACACGATGTTCTGCACTTTTCCTCTACACAACTTTTATTCTCTGTGTTTTCATTGCAGTCTACGATTTTTACATCTGAGTCAAGTATCTCATAAAGTCTGAATACATTTATTTTTTTGGGGTCTCCTATCAGCTTATACCCTCCGTTAGGTCCTCTTTTTCCCTCTATAATATTTTCCTTTTTAAGCTTAAATAATATCTGCTCTAAATACTGTACAGAGATATTTTGGTCCTTCGATATCTCTTTTATCCTTACTAGTCTATCAAAATCTCTATTTTGTTCAGCAATGTATACCAAGGCTCTGAGTCCATATCTGATTCTAGTGCTTATTTTCATTTTTGATTTTTCTCCTTTATATTTAAATGTTCATAGGCTTTTGGGGTTACCACTCTTCCTCTGTGGGTTCTTTTTATAAAGCCTATCTTCACAAGGTAGGGCTCATAGACCTCTTCGAGGGTTTTTCTGTCCTCACCCAAAACAAGAGACAGAGTCTCTATCCCTACAGGTCCTCCGCCGTAATTTTCAATCACTGCACCTAGTATCTCCCTGTCAAGTTCGTCTAGTCCGAACGAATCAATTCCTAGTAAACTCATAGCTTCTTTAGCAAGAGGTTTGGTTACAACTCCGTCTCCTCTTATCTCAGCATAGTCTCTTACTCTTTTCAGAAGTCTGTTAGAGATTCTAGGAGTTCCTCTGCTTCTAAAAGCTATCTCTTCGGCTCCTTCTAACCTTACGTCAACCCCTAATATGCTTCCGCCTCTTAGTATTATTTTTATAAGTTCTTCACTTTTATAGTAATCCATCCTGTGAACCACTCCAAACCTGTCCCTCAAAGGCGAGCTCAGAAGTCCGGCTCTGGTGGTGGCCCCTATAAGTGTAAAATTAGGAAGTTCTATCCTTATAGAACGGGCAGAGGGACCCTTTCCTATTATTATGTCAAGCTCCCTGTCTTCCATAGCTGGGTATAGTATCTCTTCTACAGAGGTGTTCAGCCTGTGGATTTCATCTATAAACAATATATCGTTTTCCTCTAAGGATGTTAGTATTGCAGCTAGGTCTCCTGCCTTATCTAATACAGGCCCAGAAGTTATCTTGAGGTTGACCCCCATCTCTGTTGCTATAACTCCTGCCAGTGTTGTTTTACCTAGTCCCGGAGGACCGTAAAGCAACACATGATCCACAGCTTCTCCTCTTCTTTTAGCAGCCTCTATAAAAATAGACATCTTTTGTTTGAGGTTATCCTGTCCTATATATTCATCAAATCTCTTTGGTCTCAAACTCTTTTGAATATCAACCTCGTTTTCAAATTCTCCGGCAGATAGCACTCTGTCCATAATTTACTGACCACCTTCTACAAAAAGTAACTTACTCCAAACTGAACCGCACCTATAATTGCACCTAATACCGCTCCTACAACCTCTATATGTCTCAGTTCATTCTTTGCTATTTTAAAAGTCATCTCCTCCATGTAATCCAGAGAAAACCCTTCCATTTTATCCACTACCATTTTTTTTATGTCTACATTTTCCTCTAACTTGTTTATTACTATTCCCACAAACTCATTTTTATTTTCTTCTATAGCCTCTTTAACGATGCCCTTGATCTTGTCCATAAGGGATCCGTTCAAAAACATCCCTGCCATTGGAAACTTAGCCATTATCTCTTTTTTAAGTTTTGTGTCTACCACAACGTCTACTATCTTATCTATTTCGTCTTCTATCTCTATAGAATCAAGTGTTGCAGTTATATCTTTCATCGATATTAGCTCTGCATCTATTGTTTCAGCTATGCTTTCGGCAATTTCTGTCCTTCTTTTAGGTATCAGTCCCTGTATTTTAAACCCCAAAATATTTATCTCTCTGTGAGGTCTAAACAGCATCTTAATGGCAAAAAAATTCGTAACCCATCCTATCAAGGATCCTATCAGTACAATCAAAATTCCCTTTATCAACATCTTTTCTTTTCCTCCGTTTATCTGTGTATAACTACATACTCGTCAGTAAAGTATTCTATCATAATTTAAGGTTTTTTTCAATTCCCTTATTTTTTAGTAAAGATTTTTCTGGCACATTTTATAAAGACTTTTTGATGCAGTTTATACTCTTTTATACAAAACAAAGGGCAGGTATAATCCTGCCCTTTCCAATCTATTGTATTACAATTTCTTTTATAAAGTTTAAAGTGGTTTCTCCTGTCTTACTGTAACTTTCAAGCTCTAAGACCACTACATTTTCATATTCAAGGGTTTTATATATATCCCCGTTGCTGTATTTTTTATTAAAGAGATTTTCATCAGAATTAAATGAACATACTTTCTTGAATATAAGTTCCTGAAGATTTTCATAAAAATAAGCCAATACATCCTCCTCAGCCAAGGATATATAACCCAATTCATCTACACTCTCTTCTAAAACCTCATTTTTACACTTTATTATAAATTCACTACCCTCTCTGGTAACAGGTAGAATCACAAGATAATCATTTTTTTTCAAGAATATATCAACTCTTAAAACCTCAGACTCATTCCACTGAAAATCTATATTTTGTAAAAACCAATCAAATTTTTTCAGTTCATCAAAATTTTCAAGATTTTCAATCATCTTTCTGTTTTTTATCTCATACTTCATTCTCATATCGTTTTTTAGGCTGCTCTCCAGAAGAAATTTAGTTTTATTTAAACTCTTCCATTTACCAGCTAGTTTTTTAAATACAGCATCTGCTTCTTCTAAGGAGGAAAACTTTTCAAGCTTATAAGCCTTTCTTCTCTTTACCATATTTATCTTTTCACTTTTAAACTTAGTAAGAAGGTATCTCAGCTTATCGCTAGAGTTCTTCCCTATACCTTTTTTGTCCAAAACCTTTAGATCTTCCATAGAAAGTCTGAAGTTTGCAACCTTCAGCACCTCTTCTTTAGGTTTTCTTCCAGCTCCTAAACGTGCTCCGCCTTTTGACATATCTATATCCTCCTAAAATAAACATACAACAATACCCTGGCAATCTACCATACCATTATTTTTTTGTCAAACATAATTTAAGTTAAAGTAATACTGAATTTTATTATTACACCATTCTTTTCTACTTTCTCTACCGCTGCTCAGCTATCTACAACTATATTAAAGTTGTAGACAACAAAACATCTGTCATTTAAAATCAAAGCATCGGAACAATTTATGTCTCCGATGCTCTGCAAAAATAAATTTGAAATTCAATTTAAGATTATTTTATAAGTCCTCTTTCCTTCAAAAATTCCTCTGCAACTACTCTAGCAGGAAGCCCCTCTTCATCAGCTCTGTAGTTTAACTGCTGCATCTCGTCTTCGCTGATCTGACCCGCTAGTTTTTCAAGAGCTGCTACAACCTCAGGATGACTGGCTGCAAATTCCCCATTTAATAATGGTGCTACATAATAAGGAGGGAAGAAATTCTTGTCATCTTCTAATATAACAAGGTTATATGTGATCAGTTTCCCGTCTGTAGAGAACGCATCGGCAACATCAGTTTTACCGTCTTTTATAGCCGTATAACGAAGTCCACCGTCAAGACCTTTTTCATCTTTAAACTCCATACCAGGATAAGTTTTTTTAAGCCCTAGCATACCATCTTCTCTTTCAAGGAATTCCATTGTAGCTCCTATTACTAGATCTCCTGCATTTTCTGCTATATCAGAAAAAGTTTTCAAATTATATTTTTCAGCAGTTTCAGGTCTTACTGCCAAAGTGTAAGTATTGTTGTAACCTAATGGATTTAGAAAATCTAAGTTGTCATTCTCTTTTAGTTTTTCCTTTACATGGTTATATACCTCATCTGGGTCCTTCATTCCACTTTCACCTAAAAGTGCTCCGTATACTGTTCCGGAATATTCTGGATAAAGACTGATATCCCCAGTTTTCAAAGCTTCATATGCAATCTGTGTTCCCCCGAGTTCTCTTACATCGGTGTTATAACCAGTATTGTCCTCGATCATAACTGCGAAAAGCTGACCTAGCACCCTTGCCTCAG
This window encodes:
- a CDS encoding RsmE family RNA methyltransferase codes for the protein MISVFVEKENISENIIKITEKADVNHLKNVFRMKEGDQLRVVDGEYEYFCTIVILEKKEITAEINDKKSDEYSSKIRIDAALGILKNDKMDLVIQKLTEIGINKIIPTLTKRTIVKLKGKKSKWDTVSKEALKQCQGVKLVEISEPLKLSEIEYSDYDLVLLPYECAENTRIKDVLNNSEKTLKKILYLIGPEGGFSEEEVAYLQENNAKVITLGKRILRAETAAIVVGGVLINDLE
- a CDS encoding RrF2 family transcriptional regulator; the encoded protein is MKISTRIRYGLRALVYIAEQNRDFDRLVRIKEISKDQNISVQYLEQILFKLKKENIIEGKRGPNGGYKLIGDPKKINVFRLYEILDSDVKIVDCNENTENKSCVEEKCRTSCLWSRLDNALSDILKETTLDDLINNKEMM
- the ruvB gene encoding Holliday junction branch migration DNA helicase RuvB codes for the protein MDRVLSAGEFENEVDIQKSLRPKRFDEYIGQDNLKQKMSIFIEAAKRRGEAVDHVLLYGPPGLGKTTLAGVIATEMGVNLKITSGPVLDKAGDLAAILTSLEENDILFIDEIHRLNTSVEEILYPAMEDRELDIIIGKGPSARSIRIELPNFTLIGATTRAGLLSSPLRDRFGVVHRMDYYKSEELIKIILRGGSILGVDVRLEGAEEIAFRSRGTPRISNRLLKRVRDYAEIRGDGVVTKPLAKEAMSLLGIDSFGLDELDREILGAVIENYGGGPVGIETLSLVLGEDRKTLEEVYEPYLVKIGFIKRTHRGRVVTPKAYEHLNIKEKNQK
- a CDS encoding DUF445 domain-containing protein, giving the protein MLIKGILIVLIGSLIGWVTNFFAIKMLFRPHREINILGFKIQGLIPKRRTEIAESIAETIDAELISMKDITATLDSIEIEDEIDKIVDVVVDTKLKKEIMAKFPMAGMFLNGSLMDKIKGIVKEAIEENKNEFVGIVINKLEENVDIKKMVVDKMEGFSLDYMEEMTFKIAKNELRHIEVVGAVLGAIIGAVQFGVSYFL
- a CDS encoding glycine betaine ABC transporter substrate-binding protein → MIKLVRTILLMAAIVVFAACGKKEAEVETIVIGHKNYTEARVLGQLFAVMIEDNTGYNTDVRELGGTQIAYEALKTGDISLYPEYSGTVYGALLGESGMKDPDEVYNHVKEKLKENDNLDFLNPLGYNNTYTLAVRPETAEKYNLKTFSDIAENAGDLVIGATMEFLEREDGMLGLKKTYPGMEFKDEKGLDGGLRYTAIKDGKTDVADAFSTDGKLITYNLVILEDDKNFFPPYYVAPLLNGEFAASHPEVVAALEKLAGQISEDEMQQLNYRADEEGLPARVVAEEFLKERGLIK